Proteins from one Catenulispora sp. GP43 genomic window:
- a CDS encoding site-2 protease family protein: protein MARTNLRLLKPGEYRPDWSQSARGGGISPIFLALVAGFAASGVALYKGFGSDRAGVFIFVLCGWLISLCLHEFMHAAAAYWGGDHTVAGKGYLRLDPRVYGHPVLTFILPLFFLLIGGLPLPGGAVSIESHRLRGKWKDSLVSASGPAVNVVFSIVLIVVLDTWGPGFIWYPGTPAHGAALWSALTFLAYIQVASAILNLLPIPGLDGYGIIEPFLSNDWRRIGAQIAPYGILLVFALLYALGPDRNFIARWAQDILEGRTPQNGEYFGYHLFRFWGSLYN from the coding sequence ATGGCCCGCACCAACCTGCGCCTGCTCAAGCCCGGCGAATACCGGCCCGACTGGTCGCAGTCGGCCCGCGGCGGCGGCATCTCGCCGATCTTCCTGGCGCTGGTCGCCGGCTTCGCGGCCAGCGGCGTCGCGCTCTACAAGGGGTTCGGGAGCGACCGCGCGGGCGTGTTCATCTTCGTGCTCTGCGGCTGGCTGATATCGCTGTGCCTGCACGAGTTCATGCACGCCGCTGCGGCCTACTGGGGCGGCGACCACACGGTGGCCGGCAAGGGGTACCTGCGCCTGGACCCGCGCGTGTACGGGCACCCGGTGCTGACCTTCATCCTGCCGCTGTTCTTCCTGCTCATCGGCGGCCTGCCGCTGCCCGGCGGCGCGGTGTCGATCGAGTCGCACCGGCTGCGCGGCAAGTGGAAGGACTCGCTGGTGTCGGCCTCCGGGCCGGCGGTGAACGTGGTCTTCTCGATCGTGCTGATCGTGGTGCTGGACACCTGGGGGCCGGGCTTCATCTGGTACCCGGGCACGCCCGCGCACGGCGCGGCACTCTGGTCGGCGCTGACCTTCCTGGCCTACATCCAGGTCGCCAGCGCGATCCTGAACCTGCTGCCGATCCCGGGCCTGGACGGCTACGGGATCATCGAGCCGTTCCTGAGCAACGACTGGCGCCGCATCGGGGCGCAGATCGCGCCTTACGGGATCCTGCTGGTGTTCGCCCTGCTCTACGCGCTGGGTCCGGACCGGAACTTCATCGCGCGGTGGGCACAGGACATTCTCGAAGGCCGCACCCCGCAGAACGGGGAGTACTTCGGGTACCACCTGTTCCGGTTCTGGGGCAGCTTGTACAACTGA
- a CDS encoding Tex family protein codes for MAATAASIHLRIAEELGVADRQVRAAVELLDGGATVPFVARYRKEVTEGLDDAQLRTLEERLRYLREMEERREAILESIRSQGKLDEALEAQILAADSKSRLEDIYLPYKPKRRTKAMIAREAGLEPLADALLADASLDPAATAAAYVDADKGVADAPAALDGARSILVERFGEDADLIGALRERMWESGRLTSKVREGKEEAGAKFSDYFDFAEPFTALPSHRILALLRGEKEEVLDLTFDPEPEDAEPGAPVTQSGYEVRIAKTFGIPSPTASGAGVKWLNDTVRWAWRTRILVRLAVDVRMQLWTLAEDEAVRVFAANLRDLLLAAPAGTRATMGLDPGYRTGVKVAVVDATGKVVATDVIYPHVPANKWNEALAKLASLVKVHKVELIAFGNGTASRETDKLAQELVANMPELKLTKIMVSEAGASVYSASAFASQELPTMDVSLRGAVSIARRLQDPLAELVKIDPKSIGVGQYQHDLAEGKLSRSLDAVVEDCVNAVGVDVNTASAPLLTRVSGIGSSLADNIVAYRDANGPFATRSAIKDVPRLGAKAFEQCAGFLRIPGGDDPLDASSVHPEAYPVVRRILASTGTGIKELIGDTKTLRALRPAEFADDTFGVPTVTDILAELEKPGRDPRPAFKTATFKEGVEKIGDLQPGMILEGVVTNVAAFGAFVDVGVHQDGLVHISALSKTFVKDPRDVVKPGDVVRVKVLDVDGVRKRIALTLRLDDEAGAGSGSGGPGRQRQSGENSGGGRGRDGRGGGSGDRRGGQGGQGGGNGGGDRRGGGNGGGGGGGGGGRGGDRRGGNSEPQGALADALRRAGLA; via the coding sequence GTGGCAGCGACAGCAGCGTCCATCCACCTGCGCATCGCCGAGGAGCTCGGCGTCGCCGACCGGCAAGTCCGGGCGGCCGTCGAGCTCCTGGACGGCGGCGCGACCGTGCCCTTCGTCGCGCGGTACCGCAAGGAGGTGACCGAGGGCCTGGACGACGCGCAGCTGCGCACGCTGGAGGAGCGGCTGCGCTACCTGCGCGAGATGGAGGAGCGCCGGGAGGCGATCCTGGAGTCCATCCGCAGCCAGGGCAAGCTCGACGAGGCCCTGGAGGCGCAGATCCTGGCCGCGGACTCCAAGTCCCGGCTGGAGGACATCTACCTCCCCTACAAGCCCAAGCGGCGCACCAAGGCGATGATCGCCCGCGAGGCCGGGCTGGAGCCGCTGGCCGACGCGCTGCTCGCGGACGCCTCCCTGGACCCGGCGGCGACCGCCGCGGCCTACGTGGACGCCGACAAGGGCGTCGCGGACGCCCCCGCGGCCCTGGATGGCGCGCGCTCGATCCTGGTCGAGCGGTTCGGCGAGGATGCCGACCTGATCGGCGCGCTGCGCGAGCGCATGTGGGAGAGCGGTCGGCTGACCTCTAAGGTCCGGGAGGGCAAGGAGGAGGCCGGGGCGAAGTTCTCCGACTACTTCGACTTCGCCGAGCCCTTCACCGCGCTGCCCTCGCACCGCATCCTGGCGCTGCTGCGCGGCGAGAAGGAGGAGGTCCTGGACCTCACCTTCGACCCGGAGCCCGAGGACGCCGAGCCCGGCGCCCCGGTGACGCAGAGCGGCTACGAGGTCCGCATCGCCAAGACCTTCGGCATTCCGTCGCCCACCGCCAGCGGAGCTGGTGTGAAGTGGCTGAACGACACCGTGCGCTGGGCCTGGCGCACCCGGATCCTGGTCCGGCTGGCCGTGGACGTCCGGATGCAGCTGTGGACGCTGGCCGAGGACGAGGCGGTCCGGGTCTTCGCCGCCAACCTGCGCGACCTGCTGCTGGCCGCCCCGGCCGGCACCCGCGCCACCATGGGCCTGGACCCGGGTTACCGCACCGGGGTGAAGGTCGCGGTCGTGGACGCCACCGGCAAGGTGGTGGCCACCGACGTGATCTACCCGCACGTGCCGGCGAACAAGTGGAACGAGGCGCTGGCCAAGCTGGCCTCGCTGGTGAAGGTGCACAAGGTCGAGCTGATCGCGTTCGGCAACGGCACCGCCTCCCGGGAGACCGACAAGCTGGCCCAGGAACTGGTCGCCAACATGCCGGAGCTGAAGCTGACCAAGATCATGGTCTCCGAGGCCGGCGCCTCGGTGTACTCGGCCTCGGCCTTCGCCTCGCAGGAACTGCCGACCATGGACGTCTCGCTGCGCGGCGCGGTCTCGATCGCCCGCCGCCTGCAGGACCCGCTGGCCGAGCTGGTGAAGATCGACCCGAAGTCGATCGGCGTCGGGCAGTACCAGCACGACCTGGCCGAGGGCAAGCTCTCGCGCTCGCTGGACGCGGTGGTCGAGGACTGCGTGAACGCCGTCGGGGTGGACGTGAACACCGCCTCGGCGCCGCTGCTGACCCGGGTCTCGGGCATCGGCTCCTCGCTGGCCGACAACATCGTCGCCTACCGTGACGCCAACGGCCCGTTCGCGACCCGCAGCGCGATAAAGGATGTGCCGCGCCTGGGCGCCAAGGCCTTCGAGCAGTGCGCGGGCTTCCTGCGCATCCCCGGCGGCGACGACCCGCTGGACGCCTCCTCGGTGCACCCCGAGGCCTACCCGGTGGTCCGCCGGATCCTGGCTTCGACCGGCACCGGCATCAAGGAGCTGATCGGCGACACGAAGACGCTGCGCGCGCTGCGGCCGGCGGAGTTCGCCGACGACACGTTCGGCGTCCCGACCGTCACCGACATCCTGGCCGAACTGGAGAAGCCCGGCCGCGACCCCCGCCCGGCCTTCAAGACCGCGACCTTCAAGGAGGGCGTGGAGAAGATCGGCGACCTGCAGCCCGGCATGATCCTGGAGGGCGTGGTCACCAACGTCGCGGCCTTCGGCGCCTTCGTCGACGTCGGCGTCCACCAGGACGGCCTGGTGCACATCTCGGCGCTGTCCAAGACGTTCGTGAAGGACCCCCGCGACGTGGTGAAGCCCGGCGACGTGGTGCGGGTGAAGGTGCTGGACGTGGACGGGGTGCGCAAGCGCATCGCGCTGACGCTGCGCCTGGACGACGAGGCGGGCGCCGGCTCCGGTTCCGGCGGCCCGGGCCGGCAGCGGCAGTCCGGCGAGAACAGCGGCGGCGGTCGCGGGCGCGACGGCCGCGGCGGTGGCAGCGGCGACCGGCGGGGCGGCCAGGGCGGCCAGGGCGGCGGCAACGGCGGAGGCGACCGCCGGGGCGGCGGCAACGGTGGTGGTGGCGGCGGTGGCGGCGGCGGCCGTGGCGGCGACCGGCGTGGCGGGAACAGCGAGCCGCAGGGTGCGCTGGCCGACGCGCTGCGGCGCGCCGGGCTGGCGTAG